One region of Methanobrevibacter thaueri genomic DNA includes:
- a CDS encoding NADH-quinone oxidoreductase subunit B family protein yields the protein MGLKSFSRARAIHVMLVYTGGCNGCDIEIVNSILSPRFDAEQYNVFLTWNPREADVLVVTGPVTHLNRKPLEAIYEAIPDPKLVVAAGSCALMGGVYKNCYGDIPSEEIEGPVENIIPVAAKVPGCAVRPQDVLAGVVTLLPTLLDAD from the coding sequence ATGGGACTTAAATCATTTTCAAGAGCAAGGGCAATCCATGTGATGCTGGTTTATACCGGCGGATGTAACGGTTGCGATATTGAAATTGTAAACTCAATATTATCCCCAAGATTCGATGCTGAGCAATATAATGTGTTTTTAACTTGGAATCCTCGTGAAGCCGATGTCTTGGTTGTCACAGGACCTGTTACTCACTTGAATAGAAAACCGTTGGAGGCAATTTATGAAGCCATTCCCGACCCTAAATTGGTGGTGGCCGCTGGAAGTTGCGCTTTGATGGGTGGCGTTTATAAGAACTGTTATGGAGACATCCCTTCAGAAGAGATTGAAGGACCAGTTGAAAATATCATACCGGTGGCCGCTAAGGTTCCGGGTTGTGCCGTAAGGCCACAAGATGTTTTGGCTGGAGTCGTAACACTTTTACCTACATTATTAGATGCGGACTGA
- a CDS encoding hydrogenase large subunit, which translates to MDKKVPRSNIIETEIPMGTVHPAALEPYRVRFFVEDEIVQEAEITIGVNHRGIERIMEGLPVEKANALTEKICGICSNSHIWNSCRTAEMGLGIEIPERALYIRVIMGELERLHSHFLYLAHGCEVLSHETFSMRVFYLREIVMELLAMIGGNRVQYGCSVLGGVRPRCDLDDAKLLRLKNDMDAVEEGLTGFVERFLADSILLSRVTGIGVLPQKQAIELAVTGPSLRATGVARDLRTTMFEYDDFDFNVITQPDGDVKSNLVMRALESFESIKIIRQAIANIPEGKVINRDWEMFDTDITESYIEVPRGTLYHSYALESGRVRHCIIRTPSMANIGAMQYACIGDQITDAQLCIVQCDPCFTCTDRAIEIIRR; encoded by the coding sequence ATGGATAAGAAAGTACCAAGAAGCAATATTATTGAAACCGAAATTCCAATGGGTACAGTTCACCCCGCTGCATTGGAGCCATATAGGGTAAGATTCTTTGTGGAAGACGAAATTGTTCAGGAAGCTGAGATAACTATTGGTGTTAATCATAGGGGTATCGAAAGGATCATGGAAGGACTTCCGGTTGAAAAGGCCAATGCATTGACTGAAAAGATTTGTGGAATCTGTTCTAATTCACATATATGGAATTCATGCAGAACCGCAGAAATGGGTCTAGGCATTGAAATTCCGGAGAGAGCATTATATATTCGTGTAATTATGGGAGAACTTGAACGTTTACATTCACACTTCTTGTATTTAGCGCATGGTTGTGAAGTGTTGTCCCATGAGACATTTTCAATGAGGGTATTCTACCTGAGGGAAATCGTCATGGAACTTCTTGCAATGATTGGAGGAAACCGTGTACAATACGGTTGCTCCGTACTTGGTGGAGTAAGGCCAAGATGCGATTTGGATGACGCTAAGCTCTTAAGACTTAAGAATGACATGGATGCGGTGGAAGAAGGACTCACCGGATTTGTCGAAAGGTTCCTGGCGGATTCCATTCTATTGTCAAGGGTGACCGGAATCGGTGTGCTTCCTCAAAAGCAGGCTATCGAGCTTGCAGTTACAGGACCTTCCCTTAGGGCAACAGGCGTTGCAAGAGACTTAAGAACAACAATGTTCGAATACGATGACTTTGATTTCAATGTAATAACACAGCCAGACGGCGATGTGAAATCAAACCTGGTCATGAGGGCATTGGAATCATTCGAATCAATTAAAATTATAAGGCAAGCTATTGCAAATATCCCTGAAGGTAAAGTCATAAACCGTGATTGGGAAATGTTTGACACAGACATAACCGAAAGTTACATTGAAGTTCCAAGGGGAACACTTTACCACTCATACGCTTTGGAGAGCGGTCGTGTAAGACATTGTATCATAAGGACCCCTTCAATGGCGAATATTGGGGCAATGCAATATGCATGTATCGGTGATCAGATTACAGACGCACAATTGTGTATCGTACAATGTGACCCTTGTTTCACATGTACGGATAGAGCAATTGAGATTATAAGGAGGTAG
- the cas4 gene encoding CRISPR-associated protein Cas4 translates to MMNVSSIKLHMYCPMKLYIKTHVDTSENEDYQLAVEIKKLKIDIHDLIQKNMRKVKKDMTLSEIENVLSQNIDPHIESTTKAIKSMNLGLENSQINEMIDDAYFKIKITALKTKQAMTILNKNAFAITDMFFPNSMYSYMLKDKSLDLIGICDKIEIVDGNYFPITLKNGNPPLKGVWDQDAIEQVAYAILIEEEFNTEVYVGFVDYEKIGDRRPVVMDVNLRKALFEIIREVKEITENKKLPNVKKSAKKCEKCEYKEICLKN, encoded by the coding sequence ATGATGAATGTATCTTCCATAAAACTACATATGTACTGTCCAATGAAATTATACATCAAAACCCATGTAGATACAAGTGAAAACGAGGACTACCAGCTGGCAGTGGAAATCAAGAAGCTGAAAATCGATATCCACGACCTTATTCAAAAGAACATGCGAAAAGTCAAGAAGGACATGACCCTCAGCGAAATTGAAAATGTCCTGTCACAGAATATCGACCCCCATATCGAAAGCACAACCAAAGCCATTAAATCAATGAACCTGGGTCTTGAAAACTCACAAATCAACGAGATGATAGATGACGCATACTTTAAAATCAAGATAACCGCACTGAAAACCAAACAGGCAATGACAATTCTCAATAAGAATGCCTTTGCCATAACCGACATGTTTTTCCCGAATTCCATGTATTCCTATATGCTGAAAGACAAGAGTCTTGATTTGATAGGCATTTGCGACAAGATAGAGATCGTTGACGGCAATTATTTCCCGATAACCCTCAAGAATGGAAATCCTCCGCTAAAGGGAGTCTGGGATCAGGATGCAATCGAGCAGGTCGCATATGCTATACTCATTGAGGAGGAATTCAACACCGAGGTTTATGTGGGATTTGTCGACTATGAAAAGATAGGCGACAGGCGCCCCGTCGTGATGGATGTCAACCTCAGAAAGGCACTCTTTGAAATCATCCGGGAAGTCAAGGAAATAACTGAGAACAAGAAGCTTCCAAATGTGAAAAAAAGTGCTAAAAAATGTGAAAAATGCGAATATAAGGAAATCTGTCTTAAAAATTAG
- a CDS encoding energy-converting hydrogenase B subunit J — MMISLGPIIFGLILGLLVGSQIKLNVSDAKFTLGSFVFIVIAAIIVAWQSGNFPFYSDLPLSTAFLSALIGIFVGKLIFARSK; from the coding sequence ATGATGATAAGTTTAGGACCAATTATATTCGGTTTGATTTTGGGTTTGCTTGTAGGTTCACAAATCAAGCTCAATGTCAGTGATGCAAAGTTCACTCTTGGATCATTTGTATTTATAGTTATTGCAGCAATTATTGTAGCATGGCAATCTGGTAATTTCCCATTTTACAGTGACTTACCACTTTCCACTGCATTTTTATCTGCTTTAATTGGAATTTTTGTAGGCAAACTAATATTTGCAAGGAGTAAATAA
- a CDS encoding 4Fe-4S dicluster domain-containing protein: MSSILRIALEGAFTNFKRIFFAADRVTDMDMRNQIATLSVKVDDRVDEKACIGCAGCANVCPTGAVEMKELAKPVKITDDWVKSEVPEINLEKCVVCYYCHDFCPVFSLYGEKGTIHPSNVGDQEVDIESALEQPFKISDDKLKFIAQYLSDNTVLKNREEGD; this comes from the coding sequence ATGAGCAGTATACTTAGAATAGCTTTGGAAGGAGCATTTACTAACTTTAAAAGAATCTTTTTTGCAGCTGATAGAGTTACAGACATGGACATGAGAAACCAGATTGCAACCTTGTCAGTAAAGGTTGACGATAGGGTTGACGAGAAGGCTTGCATAGGATGTGCGGGTTGCGCCAATGTCTGTCCGACAGGTGCAGTTGAGATGAAAGAACTGGCAAAGCCTGTAAAGATAACCGATGACTGGGTTAAAAGCGAAGTACCTGAAATTAATCTTGAAAAATGTGTTGTTTGTTACTATTGTCATGACTTCTGTCCTGTATTCTCACTCTACGGTGAGAAGGGAACCATACACCCAAGCAATGTTGGGGATCAGGAAGTGGACATCGAAAGCGCACTCGAACAGCCATTTAAAATTTCCGATGATAAACTTAAATTTATTGCACAGTATTTGTCCGACAATACGGTGTTGAAGAATAGGGAGGAAGGTGATTAG
- a CDS encoding energy-converting hydrogenase B subunit P, which yields MKFVMRPYHMVSLGGYIVEWDFPYRNLIVVNKTSEPIKIEIPVFHEEWIQEHRDLGLEVIPVTKNDNYLSMWKRAHAELDKVKAKK from the coding sequence ATGAAGTTTGTTATGAGACCGTATCACATGGTAAGTCTTGGAGGATATATTGTCGAATGGGATTTTCCTTACAGGAATCTTATAGTTGTAAATAAAACCTCTGAACCAATTAAAATAGAAATCCCAGTATTTCATGAGGAATGGATTCAAGAACACAGAGATTTGGGGCTTGAAGTGATTCCTGTCACCAAAAATGATAACTATTTGAGCATGTGGAAAAGAGCACACGCAGAACTTGACAAGGTGAAGGCCAAAAAATGA
- a CDS encoding DUF5612 domain-containing protein has protein sequence MSDYTLTIKSTEKKGVLDDITDVITSHGANISYVHLFVEQNNMGSINLELEHVEDIDELVADLKSIPEVKSVELHGSQLDIYGKRIIIVGGGAQVSQVAMGAITEADRHNIRGERISIDTIPLVGEKSLAEAVEAISRLPRVRALVLAGSLMGGEITEAVKKVKEESNLVVICLNMPGSVTKYADLIITDPIQAGVLAVMSIADTAVFDISRLGDNIKY, from the coding sequence ATGAGTGATTATACATTAACAATCAAATCAACTGAGAAAAAAGGAGTGTTGGATGACATAACCGATGTCATCACATCCCATGGTGCCAACATTAGCTATGTTCATCTATTTGTTGAACAGAACAATATGGGTTCCATTAATCTGGAGCTTGAGCATGTTGAGGATATTGATGAGTTGGTAGCAGATTTGAAAAGCATTCCTGAAGTGAAATCAGTTGAATTGCATGGCTCCCAATTGGACATCTATGGAAAACGTATAATCATCGTCGGTGGCGGAGCGCAGGTTTCCCAGGTTGCTATGGGTGCAATCACCGAGGCCGACAGGCACAATATACGAGGTGAGCGTATAAGTATCGATACAATACCTTTGGTCGGTGAAAAATCCTTGGCTGAAGCGGTCGAAGCCATCTCAAGACTCCCTCGTGTAAGGGCTCTTGTTTTGGCAGGTTCCCTTATGGGCGGTGAGATAACCGAGGCGGTCAAGAAGGTCAAGGAAGAAAGCAACCTTGTTGTGATTTGCCTTAACATGCCGGGAAGCGTGACCAAGTATGCCGATTTAATCATTACAGACCCTATTCAGGCGGGTGTGCTTGCGGTGATGTCAATCGCCGATACCGCCGTTTTTGACATTTCCCGTTTAGGTGACAATATCAAATATTAA
- a CDS encoding 4Fe-4S binding protein yields the protein MFLSTNTCDGDCIKSCPTKSIRLINGVPFSCLTCGICHDNCPNGAIFKNSYGGYVVDRAKCNGCGMCMYNCPTNNIKIEDGIVYGICSRCGVCAEKYPECRVDGFDFEKEKQLTLIRSLNILNPPIDNLPSKKESEVKEVSRSYFGTNLDDCILCGRCEEYCPTNAIHVKVDWDDGICRQCRLCADVCPNESMNKLQIVNKASCTLCLNCMKACPNNAISVDDSGIVVNKLNQKATGSIVSCLNCGLCADLCENESLVRDDGKLRYNPTLDTENVTHDLAIYYCPINTLREDYEMFIYDEAEDEELPTLAGFCVSCGKCAQVCDETHARQYMTHTWDGKVTDDCISCGICVEFCQEDAITLHRGTIKVDLDKCILCENCAVHCPVDAIPKSTMYKNEIEGGFNFIEQKLCMHCGVCHGICSYDAIEEIDGNYVVNEEKCTYCGACKNACPARAFLFERNFKDSIEGI from the coding sequence ATGTTTTTATCAACTAATACATGTGATGGAGATTGTATTAAGTCATGTCCTACAAAATCAATTCGATTGATTAATGGAGTGCCGTTCAGCTGCTTGACATGCGGAATATGTCATGATAACTGTCCGAATGGCGCAATATTCAAGAACAGTTACGGCGGATATGTTGTGGACAGGGCCAAATGTAACGGCTGTGGAATGTGCATGTACAATTGCCCTACTAACAATATCAAAATCGAAGATGGTATTGTCTATGGAATATGTTCACGTTGTGGGGTTTGTGCAGAAAAGTATCCGGAATGTCGTGTAGACGGATTCGATTTCGAAAAGGAAAAACAATTGACATTAATCAGATCATTGAACATCTTAAATCCGCCAATCGACAATTTGCCTTCCAAAAAGGAAAGTGAAGTCAAAGAAGTTTCAAGAAGCTATTTCGGAACCAATCTAGATGACTGTATCCTATGTGGCAGATGTGAGGAGTACTGTCCAACAAATGCGATTCATGTTAAGGTGGACTGGGACGATGGAATCTGCAGACAGTGCAGACTTTGTGCGGATGTCTGTCCTAACGAATCAATGAACAAGCTTCAGATAGTCAACAAGGCTTCATGTACACTTTGCCTGAACTGTATGAAGGCATGTCCTAACAATGCGATTTCCGTTGACGATTCAGGAATAGTGGTCAACAAGCTGAATCAAAAGGCGACAGGTTCAATCGTTTCCTGTCTCAATTGCGGATTATGTGCTGACTTATGTGAAAATGAGTCACTTGTCAGAGATGACGGAAAATTAAGATACAATCCGACATTGGATACAGAGAATGTCACTCATGATTTGGCAATTTACTATTGTCCAATCAACACTCTACGTGAAGATTATGAGATGTTCATCTATGATGAGGCTGAAGATGAGGAATTGCCGACATTGGCCGGTTTCTGCGTAAGTTGCGGAAAATGTGCACAGGTCTGTGATGAGACCCATGCCCGCCAATACATGACCCATACATGGGACGGCAAGGTCACAGACGATTGTATTTCATGTGGAATATGTGTTGAATTCTGTCAGGAAGACGCAATCACACTTCACAGGGGCACAATCAAGGTGGACCTGGACAAATGTATACTGTGTGAGAATTGTGCAGTTCATTGTCCTGTTGATGCGATTCCAAAATCAACAATGTACAAAAATGAGATTGAAGGCGGATTCAATTTCATCGAGCAGAAATTGTGTATGCATTGTGGAGTCTGTCACGGAATTTGTTCATATGATGCAATTGAAGAAATTGATGGTAATTATGTAGTTAACGAAGAGAAATGTACTTACTGTGGAGCATGTAAGAATGCATGTCCTGCAAGAGCATTCCTGTTCGAGAGAAATTTTAAAGATTCAATAGAGGGTATTTAA
- a CDS encoding sodium-dependent transporter, protein MTETKKQEWNSNLAFMMAMIGSAVGLGNIWRFPNVLYSHGGGSFMIPYIVSLFLLGISFVLVEYAVGFKFKKSIARVMYSIKDKLEPVAWFILLVVFLITTYYVCVVGWDFIYIILSFTKAWGANPDLYFSNNVLHATDSMSGLFTIVPNVLISVFIIWFIAWMIIKRDLNDGIGKVSQILLPLLCLIVVGIVAFSLTLPGASIGYTQIFTPDWSALLNLDVWLAAFGQIVFSLSLGMAIAMTYASYLPEGSKLVDNAVIVAFSNSGFEVFNSIGIFSILGFMTATSGIPFNELVTEGTGLAFVVFPQVFNTMGSVAYILGPLFFICILFAGITSVIALLEGVCYSISEKFLIERKKTATVVCIVGFLISCIFATGAGSTILGIFDAYLNNFALLLAVLLECLIFGWIYKFDDLIETLNNNSKLQVGKTWKVTIKYILPICIAGLWIQGVYSTVSQADGLSLTVMGILSVLLIVIPIIFAKMPALNKDYYNV, encoded by the coding sequence ATGACAGAGACTAAAAAACAAGAATGGAACAGTAATCTTGCATTCATGATGGCCATGATTGGTTCCGCTGTCGGACTGGGAAATATCTGGCGTTTCCCAAATGTATTGTACTCACACGGTGGAGGATCATTCATGATTCCATATATCGTTTCATTATTCCTGCTCGGAATTTCATTTGTTCTTGTGGAATACGCAGTGGGATTCAAGTTCAAGAAATCTATTGCAAGAGTAATGTATTCCATAAAGGATAAACTGGAACCGGTAGCATGGTTCATACTACTGGTCGTATTTTTGATAACAACATATTACGTTTGTGTTGTTGGATGGGACTTTATTTATATAATCTTAAGTTTTACAAAAGCATGGGGAGCCAATCCCGATTTATATTTCTCAAATAATGTATTGCATGCGACAGATTCAATGTCCGGACTGTTTACAATCGTTCCAAACGTTCTCATTTCAGTGTTCATCATCTGGTTCATTGCATGGATGATTATCAAAAGGGACCTGAATGACGGAATCGGTAAAGTGAGCCAAATCCTATTGCCTTTGCTTTGTCTGATTGTTGTCGGAATCGTGGCATTCTCCCTGACATTGCCAGGCGCATCAATCGGATACACACAAATCTTCACTCCAGACTGGAGCGCGTTGCTCAACCTGGACGTATGGCTGGCGGCATTCGGACAGATCGTGTTCTCCCTAAGTTTGGGAATGGCGATTGCAATGACATATGCAAGCTACCTGCCGGAAGGCTCAAAACTGGTGGACAATGCGGTGATTGTGGCATTTTCAAATTCCGGATTTGAAGTGTTTAACTCAATTGGAATCTTCTCAATCCTAGGATTCATGACAGCAACCTCAGGAATACCGTTCAATGAACTTGTAACTGAAGGAACAGGACTTGCATTCGTTGTTTTCCCACAAGTGTTCAATACCATGGGAAGCGTCGCATACATCCTAGGACCACTGTTCTTCATATGTATCCTCTTTGCTGGAATCACATCCGTTATTGCCCTTCTTGAGGGAGTGTGCTATTCAATTTCCGAAAAGTTCCTTATTGAACGTAAAAAGACAGCAACCGTTGTCTGCATTGTCGGATTTTTAATATCCTGTATCTTTGCAACCGGTGCCGGAAGTACAATTCTCGGAATATTCGATGCATACCTGAATAATTTCGCATTGCTCTTGGCAGTATTGCTTGAGTGCCTAATCTTCGGTTGGATTTACAAGTTCGATGACCTGATTGAAACATTGAACAACAACTCCAAACTTCAAGTAGGCAAAACATGGAAAGTGACAATCAAATACATATTGCCAATTTGTATTGCAGGCCTTTGGATTCAAGGAGTATACTCCACAGTCTCCCAGGCAGATGGCCTTAGCCTGACGGTTATGGGAATCCTGAGCGTACTGCTGATTGTGATTCCAATCATCTTTGCAAAAATGCCTGCACTCAACAAGGATTACTACAACGTGTAA
- a CDS encoding respiratory chain complex I subunit 1 family protein, whose product MFESTIINSIIAVVLTVLVCFVISTLLPGIERKYIHARIQQRIGPVVIAPGIMAPIKFMYKKSVDVSSPVPGLYKSLPIICFIVVLCILIALTPQAYKIPALSSLVAIVGFLKVEEICYVLMGALSKSVMSLRMPFPDVVKGAAHLNAQRSFIEDISAKRSLRMITYGSFPLYLALFAPVTAARSIFLQDIVTYQQIHGPFLFTVSGGIAAIVFFIGYMIILNEYPFSIIKAKSDVIEGPYMEYAAKYRSVVYLTRGFFMFVLGAIFSVLFIGVPPTVFSLGILVNIAVALIFVFMMGIFSAFSPVFTNRQLLPTILGTTLLGILSIVLGLL is encoded by the coding sequence ATGTTTGAAAGTACAATTATCAATTCAATTATTGCAGTAGTACTCACAGTACTGGTTTGTTTTGTAATTTCAACATTGCTTCCAGGAATTGAGCGCAAATACATTCACGCAAGAATTCAACAGAGAATCGGACCGGTGGTTATTGCTCCGGGAATCATGGCGCCAATAAAATTCATGTATAAGAAAAGCGTTGACGTGTCATCTCCCGTTCCGGGACTATACAAGTCATTGCCTATTATATGTTTCATTGTGGTTTTATGCATCCTCATTGCATTGACCCCACAAGCCTATAAGATTCCGGCACTTTCAAGCCTAGTGGCTATTGTCGGATTTTTAAAGGTGGAGGAAATCTGTTATGTGTTGATGGGCGCATTATCCAAATCTGTAATGTCACTTAGAATGCCGTTCCCTGATGTTGTGAAAGGTGCAGCACACTTGAATGCTCAAAGGTCATTTATCGAAGACATAAGTGCAAAAAGATCCTTAAGAATGATTACCTACGGTTCATTCCCATTATACCTGGCTTTATTTGCACCTGTAACCGCTGCAAGAAGCATCTTCCTGCAGGACATTGTGACCTATCAGCAAATTCACGGACCGTTCCTCTTTACAGTTTCCGGGGGAATTGCAGCTATCGTGTTCTTCATAGGTTACATGATAATATTGAACGAATATCCGTTTTCAATTATCAAGGCCAAGTCTGATGTTATTGAAGGACCATACATGGAATATGCCGCAAAATACAGATCAGTTGTTTATCTGACAAGAGGATTTTTCATGTTTGTGCTCGGTGCAATATTTTCAGTATTGTTCATTGGAGTTCCGCCAACAGTATTCTCACTTGGAATATTGGTCAACATCGCAGTGGCATTGATATTCGTATTCATGATGGGAATATTTTCAGCATTCAGCCCAGTATTTACAAATAGGCAGCTGTTGCCAACAATTTTGGGAACTACATTATTAGGAATTTTATCTATTGTACTTGGATTATTATAG